A region of Larus michahellis chromosome 15, bLarMic1.1, whole genome shotgun sequence DNA encodes the following proteins:
- the HDHD3 gene encoding haloacid dehalogenase-like hydrolase domain-containing protein 3 translates to MLRLRFLTWDVKDTLLRLRRPVGESYAAEAWAHGIRVQPEALTRSFREAYGAQSRLFPNYGQGRGLSSQQWWVDVVKQTFRLSGVHKEGVITLMAENLYHDFCSAGNWEVLPGAGETLSQCCQRGFRMGVVSNFDNRLEKILSQCNLRHHFEFVLTSEETGFAKPDGRIFQKALHLGGVPPEQVAHVGDDYTRDYRAARAVGMHGFLLRAAGQSAEPEVPPEHVLPTLSHLLTLIEKG, encoded by the coding sequence ATGCTCCGGCTTCGCTTCCTGACGTGGGACGTGAAGGATACGCtgctgcggctgcggcggccagTGGGGGAGAGCTACGCGGCCGAGGCCTGGGCACACGGGATCCGGGTGCAGCCAGAGGCTCTCACTAGGTCATTCCGGGAGGCGTACGGAGCCCAGAGCCGGCTATTCCCCAACTACGGCCAGGGCCGGGGGCTCAGCTCCCAGCAGTGGTGGGTCGACGTGGTCAAACAGACCTTCAGGCTCTCAGGTGTGCACAAAGAGGGAGTCATAACGCTGATGGCGGAAAACCTCTACCATGACTTCTGCAGCGCTGGTAACTGGGAGGTGCTGCCAGGAGCCGGCGAGACCCTGAGCCAGTGCTGCCAGCGCGGCTTCCGTATGGGGGTCGTCTCCAACTTTGACAACCGGCTGGAAAAAATCCTCTCCCAGTGCAACCTGCGGCACCACTTTGAATTTGTCCTCACCTCTGAGGAGACAGGCTTCGCCAAGCCAGATGGGAGGATCTTCCAGAAAGCCCTGCACCTCGGTGGGGTCCCCCCAGAGCAGGTGGCTCATGTAGGGGATGACTACACCCGGGATTACAGGGCAGCCCGAGCCGTGGGCATGCATGGATTTCTGCTGCGGGCCGCCGGGCAGAGCGCTGAGCCGGAGGTGCCCCCTGAGCATGTCCTGCCCACGCTCAGCCACCTCCTGACCCTTATCGAGAAGGGGTAG
- the BSPRY gene encoding B box and SPRY domain-containing protein has product MAQRGGGPLAERAAELRNKIVDRCERLQLQSAAITRHVDQVLPAKDQAVLNTANAARELVIQRLIFVGNACKNEEQRLLEEVHAEDERAHQSILTQQVHWTEALQKLAALRTYLVDMITNLDDEGLVSAEQEIFERTEVAEGILEPQESSKLNFNQTCVQSPLLHRLWASAVLCCVTGSQEIHIDEKTISPHLSLSEDKKTLTFSPKKAKVDLDCPERFDHWPNALATEAFHSGVCAWKVSVEKSCAYKLGVCYSSLPRRGSGTEVRLGFNAASWVFSRYDKEFRFLHAGQPQAVELIRSPAEIGVLVDFAGGEVLFYDPDSCTILFSHRETFAEPLYPVFAVAHQSISLVQ; this is encoded by the exons ATGGcccagcggggcggggggccgcTGGCCGAGCGGGCGGCCGAGCTGCGG AACAAGATCGTGGACCGGTGCGAGCGGCTCCAGCTGCAGAGTGCGGCCATCACCCGGCACGTGGACCAAGTGCTGCCTGCCAAGGACCAGGCCGTCCTG AACACAGCCAATGCGGCGCGGGAGCTGGTGATCCAGAGGCTGATCTTCGTGGGGAACGCCTGTAAAAATGAAGAGCAGCGGTTGCTGGAAGAGGTGCACGCGGAGGACGAGCGGGCACACCAGAGCATCCTCACCCAGCAGGTGCACTGGACTGAGGCTTTGCAGAAGCTGGCTGCCCTCCGAACCTACCTGGTGGACATGATCACCAACCTGGATGACGAGGGCCTGGTG AGTGCAGAACAAGAGATCTTCGAGAG GACAGAGGTGGCAGAGGGAATCTTAGAGCCACAGGAGTCCTCGAAGTTAAACTTTAATCAGACCTGCGTTCAGAGTCCGCTGCTGCATCGACTGTGGGCCTCTGCTGTTCTCTGCTGTGTCACAG GCTCACAGGAAATTCACATTGATGAGAAAACCATCAGCCCCCACCTCAGCCTGTCAGAAGACAAGAAGACCCTCACATTCAGCCCCAAGAAAGCGAAGGTGGACTTGGACTGCCCCGAGCGGTTTGACCACTGGCCCAATGCTTTGGCTACTGAGGCTTTCCACTCGGGAGTCTGTGCGTGGAAGGTCAGCGTGGAGAAGAGCTGTGCCTACAAGCTGGGGGTTTGCTACAGCTCCCTGCCGCGGAGGGGCTCTGGCACCGAAGTTCGCCTGGGCTTCAATGCCGCCTCCTGGGTCTTCTCGCGCTACGACAAGGAGTTCAGGTTCCTGCACGCCGGCCAGCCGCAGGCGGTGGAGCTGATCCGCTCTCCGGCCGAGATCGGGGTGCTGGTTGACTTTGCGGGAGGAGAGGTGCTCTTCTACGACCCCGATTCCTGCACCATCCTCTTCTCCCACCGGGAGACCTTCGCGGAGCCCCTCTATCCCGTCTTTGCTGTGGCGCACCAGAGCATCTCGCTGGTCCAGTGA